A section of the Rossellomorea marisflavi genome encodes:
- a CDS encoding TVP38/TMEM64 family protein, whose amino-acid sequence MDIQAFKDWFTLENIMDLIQQYRSFGPVPGILLPLLEAFLPFLPLFVFVLANANAFGLWFGFLFSWIGASAGALLVFMLVRRYGEAKLFRFLKKNKQAARLTHWVDRHGFGPLFILLCFPFTPSALVNVVAGLSRISIAQYMLAVITGKMVMIFTISFIGYDIVSLVKQPIRTVIVGAIIFLLWFVGKRIEAHLNKKLEMDQRNERKKQEESH is encoded by the coding sequence ATGGATATCCAAGCGTTCAAAGATTGGTTCACATTAGAAAACATTATGGATCTCATTCAGCAATACCGGTCATTCGGGCCCGTTCCGGGAATCCTTCTCCCTTTGCTTGAAGCCTTCCTTCCTTTTTTGCCGCTGTTTGTGTTCGTCTTGGCAAATGCGAATGCATTCGGTTTGTGGTTCGGATTCCTGTTTTCATGGATAGGGGCTTCGGCAGGGGCATTATTGGTCTTCATGCTGGTCAGAAGATACGGGGAAGCAAAACTATTCCGTTTCTTAAAGAAGAATAAACAGGCAGCACGTCTGACCCATTGGGTGGACAGGCACGGCTTCGGTCCTCTATTCATCCTGCTCTGTTTCCCGTTTACACCCTCGGCCCTCGTAAACGTCGTGGCCGGGCTGTCCCGGATCAGTATCGCCCAGTATATGCTGGCCGTCATCACGGGAAAAATGGTGATGATTTTCACCATTAGCTTTATAGGGTATGATATTGTATCATTAGTGAAACAGCCGATCCGCACCGTCATCGTGGGAGCGATCATCTTCCTCCTTTGGTTTGTCGGCAAGCGTATAGAGGCTCATCTTAATAAAAAGCTTGAAATGGACCAGCGAAACGAACGCAAGAAGCAGGAGGAATCACATTGA
- the lepB gene encoding signal peptidase I, with protein MKEQIKKEGLEWIKALAIGLIIFIVIRTFLFSNYVVDGESMMPTLQDGNKLVVNKIGYQIGDLHRFDVLVFHANEKEDYVKRVIGLPGDTVTYKNDKLYINGKYYEEPYLDTYKAESPGSKLTGDFTLEELTGEKKVPKGKLFVLGDNRRGSEDSRYFGFIDRDQVVGKVNLRYWPLNEWDVQFKD; from the coding sequence TTGAAAGAGCAGATAAAGAAAGAGGGCCTGGAATGGATCAAGGCACTTGCGATCGGATTGATCATCTTCATCGTCATCCGCACGTTCCTCTTTTCGAATTATGTAGTGGACGGCGAATCCATGATGCCGACCCTTCAAGATGGCAATAAGCTCGTCGTGAATAAAATCGGGTATCAGATCGGGGATCTTCACCGCTTTGACGTCCTTGTATTCCATGCCAACGAAAAAGAAGACTATGTAAAGCGCGTCATCGGGCTGCCGGGCGACACGGTCACCTATAAGAATGATAAACTTTATATAAACGGAAAATATTACGAAGAACCATACCTGGATACATATAAAGCAGAAAGTCCAGGCAGCAAGCTCACAGGTGATTTCACCCTCGAGGAATTGACAGGTGAGAAGAAAGTGCCAAAAGGCAAACTCTTCGTCCTTGGAGATAATCGCCGTGGTAGTGAGGACAGCCGTTATTTCGGATTCATCGACCGCGATCAGGTAGTAGGGAAAGTGAATCTCCGCTACTGGCCATTGAATGAGTGGGACGTCCAATTCAAAGACTGA
- a CDS encoding endonuclease, producing the protein MGKKDTPHPQIAKRDVSTPLTVEEALERQDGSLAEVAGFVTGQPVSGSDVLTGDFTNDYALALADEPGEADPEKMLFVQIPSSQRPEAGLKTNPDIFGKKRVISGKLTGYFSRPGLKEVTSILPGEEDDGEEDEEEEEPSTDPGGYYSSAEGLSGEALKSELHDIIDDHRELSYSELWDAIAKTDEDPDHPGNVILLYTGRSQDQALHGGDVDDWNREHVWAKSHGNFGTARGPGTDLHHLRPADVTVNSSRGNLDFDNGGSPHDEADGNFSDEDSWEPRDEVKGDVARMLFYMAVRYEGDAGEVDLELNDRVNNGKAPNHGRLSVLLDWHESDPVDDRERRRNEIIYEEYQGNRNPFIDHPEWAEQIW; encoded by the coding sequence ATGGGAAAGAAAGATACTCCTCATCCCCAGATTGCCAAAAGGGACGTCTCCACACCGCTGACAGTGGAGGAAGCCCTTGAGCGCCAAGACGGTTCACTAGCTGAAGTAGCGGGATTTGTCACAGGTCAGCCTGTATCTGGTTCGGACGTGTTGACGGGCGATTTCACGAATGATTATGCCTTAGCCCTCGCGGATGAACCGGGAGAAGCAGATCCGGAGAAGATGCTGTTTGTCCAGATTCCTTCTTCACAAAGGCCTGAAGCAGGCTTGAAAACGAATCCCGACATATTCGGCAAGAAGCGAGTGATCTCTGGGAAACTGACCGGTTACTTTTCTCGCCCCGGATTAAAGGAGGTCACCTCCATTTTGCCGGGTGAAGAAGACGACGGGGAAGAGGATGAGGAAGAGGAAGAGCCTTCGACAGACCCGGGAGGCTACTACTCAAGCGCTGAAGGGTTGAGCGGTGAAGCACTGAAATCGGAGCTTCACGACATCATCGATGATCACCGGGAGCTCTCTTATAGCGAGCTATGGGACGCAATCGCCAAAACGGATGAAGATCCCGATCACCCCGGCAATGTTATCCTTCTTTATACAGGAAGATCCCAGGACCAGGCGCTGCACGGTGGAGATGTGGATGATTGGAACAGGGAGCACGTGTGGGCAAAGTCCCATGGGAATTTCGGGACGGCAAGAGGACCGGGGACCGATCTTCATCACCTGAGGCCGGCCGATGTCACAGTCAACTCTTCCAGGGGGAATCTGGATTTCGATAACGGTGGCTCACCCCATGATGAAGCGGATGGGAATTTTTCCGATGAAGACTCATGGGAGCCGCGGGACGAGGTGAAAGGAGACGTGGCGAGGATGCTCTTCTATATGGCCGTCCGCTATGAAGGGGACGCGGGGGAAGTGGACCTCGAGCTGAATGACCGGGTGAATAACGGCAAGGCACCGAATCACGGGCGGCTATCTGTCCTCTTGGACTGGCATGAATCAGATCCCGTCGATGACCGTGAAAGACGGAGGAATGAGATCATTTATGAAGAGTATCAGGGGAATCGGAACCCTTTTATCGATCATCCAGAATGGGCAGAGCAAATATGGTGA
- the addB gene encoding helicase-exonuclease AddAB subunit AddB has translation MTVRFILGRSGTGKTHRILREIKEELRERPQGAPILYIVPDQMSFISEYELVNTPGLNGMIRAQVFSFTRLAWKILQETGGMTRYHLSDVGLNMMIRKIIEENKGELSIFRKSSEKPGFIGHVETMLTEFKRYCIEPGDLASFKENGMGKKVLRDKLADLELIYEEFQSALLGKYLDSEDYFQLLSDQIQHSDLLQDAVVYIDGFHSFTPQEYRIIQQLIERTRKVTIALTADAEEVRLPENELSLFRMTSETYGIIREGCIAASIPVEEEVMEAPIRYQSGPLAHLEQHYETRPVIPSEADGDRIEFMEASNRRAEIEGVARKIRELARVRDHRYKDIAVLVRNGVDYRDKIETIFQDHDIPYFLDQKRTMLNHPLIELIRSTLEIISSNWRYEPVFRAVKTDLLFPLHEEPGELREKMDRLENYVLAHGVKGDRWVKKDRWKYRRFRGLEHVDSPQTDQEKEIEHEINELRLFISAPIIRLSKRLKKQKTGQEYCETLFAYLEELDIPAKLERKRMEAEENGDLVAAREHDQAWAAVMDLLDQYVEILGGEKTSVKAFASILDTGMEAMKFSLVPPAIDQVIIADLEKSRLAHIKTAFVIGVNEGVLPAKVTEDGILSDEDRETLQIAGMKVGPRSRTKLLDEEFVAYKAFTTPGERLIISYPIADEEGKALLPSPLIKRLKELFPAARHSLVVNDPAELDERGQLDYVSHPGVSIAHLTTQLQQKKRGYPVFDFWWDVYDYYVTSDEWKWHTSHVLSSLFHRNESADLTDESSKDLYGEHILASVSRMEMFHGCPFSHFASHGLKLRERELFRLEAPDIGEMFHSALKWISEEVERAGLSWASLSRNQCLSLAKEAVTMLAPKLQHQILLSSNRYNYIAQKLEQIIGRANLILSEHAKASGFVPVGVELGFGPQATLPPFQFKLRNGTQMELQGRIDRVDKAEDQNGVYLRIVDYKSSARDLDMTEVYYGLALQMLTYLDIVLSNSKQFVGKEAQPAGVLYFHVHNPLINSKKLLTLDQIEQEIFKSFKMKGLVLGDSDVIRLMDQTLDTGNSDIISAGIKKDGSLSSRSKAASGEDFQFMRHHVRKMYESSGNRIVSGETTIAPYKLKDRTPCQFCSYKPVCQFDQSLEENEYRVLPEAKTEDIMAKIREEADQ, from the coding sequence ATGACGGTAAGATTCATTCTCGGACGCTCTGGGACAGGGAAGACGCATCGCATATTGCGAGAAATAAAAGAAGAACTGAGGGAACGTCCACAAGGCGCCCCGATCCTTTATATCGTACCTGACCAGATGTCCTTCATATCGGAATACGAGCTCGTGAACACACCGGGGCTGAACGGCATGATCCGTGCACAGGTCTTCAGTTTTACACGTCTTGCGTGGAAGATCCTCCAGGAGACAGGAGGCATGACCCGCTATCATTTATCCGACGTGGGGCTCAATATGATGATCAGGAAAATCATCGAAGAGAATAAAGGGGAATTGAGCATTTTCCGGAAGTCTTCGGAAAAACCCGGTTTCATCGGGCATGTGGAAACGATGCTCACGGAGTTCAAACGCTATTGCATCGAACCGGGTGACCTTGCCTCATTTAAAGAAAACGGCATGGGTAAAAAGGTGCTCCGGGATAAGCTTGCGGATCTTGAGCTGATTTACGAAGAATTCCAGTCAGCGTTATTGGGAAAATACCTTGATTCGGAAGACTACTTCCAACTGCTTTCCGATCAGATCCAACATTCCGATCTCCTGCAGGATGCAGTCGTCTACATAGATGGTTTTCATAGTTTCACCCCGCAGGAATACAGGATCATCCAGCAGCTCATTGAGCGCACGCGCAAGGTGACGATTGCCCTGACAGCGGATGCGGAGGAAGTGAGACTCCCTGAGAACGAACTAAGCCTCTTCCGGATGACGAGTGAAACATACGGGATCATACGGGAGGGCTGTATCGCGGCTTCTATACCGGTGGAAGAAGAAGTGATGGAGGCGCCGATCCGCTATCAGAGCGGACCGCTTGCCCATCTTGAACAGCACTATGAGACAAGACCTGTCATCCCTTCGGAGGCAGATGGCGATCGCATTGAATTTATGGAAGCATCCAATCGCCGGGCGGAAATCGAGGGGGTTGCACGAAAAATTCGGGAGCTTGCCCGCGTAAGGGATCACCGGTATAAGGATATCGCTGTCCTTGTCAGGAACGGAGTGGACTACAGGGACAAAATCGAAACGATCTTCCAAGACCATGATATCCCATACTTCCTCGATCAAAAACGGACGATGCTCAATCATCCCCTGATTGAGCTGATCCGATCCACTCTTGAAATCATCTCTTCCAATTGGAGGTACGAACCCGTATTCCGGGCAGTGAAGACCGATTTATTATTCCCCCTTCACGAGGAACCGGGGGAGCTCAGGGAGAAGATGGACCGATTGGAGAATTACGTCCTGGCCCATGGGGTGAAAGGCGACCGGTGGGTGAAGAAGGACAGGTGGAAGTACCGCCGATTCAGGGGACTTGAACATGTGGACTCCCCTCAGACCGACCAAGAAAAAGAAATCGAGCATGAAATCAATGAGCTTCGACTCTTCATCTCCGCCCCTATCATCCGCCTGTCAAAACGGTTGAAAAAGCAGAAGACGGGGCAGGAATACTGCGAAACGCTATTCGCTTATCTCGAGGAACTTGATATTCCAGCGAAGCTTGAGCGGAAGCGTATGGAGGCGGAAGAGAATGGCGATCTGGTCGCCGCAAGGGAGCATGATCAGGCGTGGGCAGCTGTCATGGATCTCCTCGATCAATACGTGGAGATCCTTGGAGGAGAAAAGACGAGTGTGAAGGCATTCGCCTCGATCCTCGATACGGGAATGGAAGCGATGAAGTTTTCCCTCGTACCGCCTGCCATCGATCAGGTCATCATTGCCGACCTGGAGAAATCAAGGCTAGCCCATATCAAAACCGCGTTTGTCATCGGCGTGAACGAAGGGGTACTCCCTGCCAAAGTGACCGAAGACGGTATCCTGTCGGATGAAGACAGGGAAACCTTGCAAATCGCAGGTATGAAAGTCGGGCCAAGGAGCAGGACGAAGCTACTCGACGAAGAGTTTGTTGCATACAAAGCGTTCACAACACCGGGTGAACGATTGATCATTTCCTATCCCATTGCCGATGAAGAGGGAAAGGCCCTCCTGCCATCCCCCCTCATCAAGAGGCTCAAGGAACTGTTCCCCGCAGCACGGCATTCCCTTGTCGTCAATGATCCGGCGGAGCTTGACGAAAGAGGGCAGCTTGACTATGTCAGCCATCCCGGGGTATCGATTGCCCATTTGACGACGCAGCTTCAGCAGAAGAAGCGGGGATACCCGGTCTTTGATTTTTGGTGGGATGTATACGACTACTACGTCACCTCCGATGAATGGAAGTGGCATACCAGTCATGTGCTCTCGAGCTTGTTCCATCGCAATGAATCGGCCGATTTGACCGATGAATCGAGCAAGGACCTGTACGGGGAACATATCCTGGCCAGCGTCTCGCGTATGGAAATGTTCCACGGCTGTCCGTTCTCCCATTTTGCAAGCCACGGCTTGAAGCTGAGGGAGCGGGAATTATTCAGACTGGAGGCACCTGATATAGGGGAGATGTTCCATTCTGCGCTCAAATGGATATCGGAAGAAGTGGAGCGTGCCGGTCTGAGCTGGGCATCACTCTCCAGAAACCAGTGCTTAAGCCTGGCCAAGGAGGCCGTGACGATGCTTGCGCCGAAACTGCAGCATCAGATCCTCCTCAGTTCCAATCGCTACAACTATATTGCGCAGAAGCTTGAACAGATTATCGGGCGGGCGAATTTGATCCTAAGCGAACATGCGAAAGCCAGTGGATTCGTTCCTGTCGGCGTTGAACTTGGGTTCGGACCACAAGCGACGCTCCCCCCGTTCCAATTCAAACTGCGCAACGGAACGCAGATGGAGCTTCAGGGAAGGATTGACCGGGTGGATAAAGCAGAGGACCAGAACGGTGTATACCTGCGCATCGTCGATTACAAATCGAGCGCCAGGGACCTGGACATGACCGAGGTGTACTACGGGCTAGCCCTGCAGATGCTCACCTACCTGGATATCGTCTTGAGCAATTCCAAGCAGTTTGTAGGAAAGGAAGCACAACCTGCGGGGGTCCTCTATTTCCATGTGCATAATCCTTTGATCAACAGCAAGAAGCTCCTTACCCTTGATCAAATTGAACAGGAGATTTTCAAAAGCTTCAAGATGAAAGGATTGGTGCTAGGGGACAGCGATGTGATCCGCCTCATGGACCAGACGTTGGATACGGGGAATTCAGACATCATTTCCGCAGGGATCAAAAAGGACGGATCCCTGTCATCAAGATCGAAGGCGGCATCGGGAGAAGACTTCCAGTTCATGCGTCATCATGTAAGGAAAATGTATGAATCATCAGGAAACCGGATCGTTTCCGGTGAAACGACCATTGCCCCATATAAACTGAAGGACCGGACACCATGTCAGTTCTGTTCTTACAAACCCGTCTGCCAATTCGATCAGTCCCTTGAGGAAAATGAATACAGAGTATTGCCCGAGGCAAAGACCGAAGACATCATGGCGAAGATAAGAGAGGAGGCTGATCAATGA
- the addA gene encoding helicase-exonuclease AddAB subunit AddA: MSSHHIPVKPDEATWTDDQWKAIWAKGQDVLVAAAAGSGKTAVLVERIIQRIVSGQDGLDVDELLVVTFTNASAAEMRHRIGQALEKAIDSAPHSTHLRKQLSLLNKASISTLHSFCLEVIRKYYYLIDVDPGFRIADATEGDLIRDEVVEELFEEEYGKEGNTPFYTLVDTFTSDRSDKALQDMILKLYDFSRSHPAPSLWLNGLGEMYGVGGVESIDQLPIADYLHRDISLQLEGAKDVFQQALNMSRMPGGPSPRAENFLDDLGVVEMLQLKQKESWEALYEGIQALHFTKLKPCRGDDFNKDLVDSAKALRDQGKKMVEKIQEDFFSRRPDSFLKDMGEMQAVIDTLAELVSRFAIRFKEAKEEKGLVDFADLEHFCLDILREPGSAELIPSAAAMEYKEKFKEVLIDEYQDTNMVQESILRLITEADEGKGNRFMVGDVKQSIYRFRLAEPNLFLDKYNRFGSDGTGMKIDLSKNFRSRKEVLDGTNFLFKQIMGMNVGEMEYNREAELVPGAPYPADEPYPVELALIQQETGGDDPLDSEDTEKSVLEARFMAKKVKELIEGRTLIHDAKSGTDRPVEYRDIVILLRSMPWAPEIMEEFKHHGIPIYANLSTGYFDAVEVAIMLSLLKVIDNPYQDIPLASVLRSPVVGLDEEGLARIRIHSKAGSYYEAMKSFAKKRPQGERDEEVYEKVRVFLYHLELWRTKARQGSVTELIWQLYRDTRFYDYVGGMAGGKQRQANLRALYDRARQYEETSFRGLFRFLRFIDRMRERGDDLGVARALSEQEDVVRLMTIHSSKGLEFPVVFVAGTTRQFNLMDLNAAYLLDKDLGLAAKYTDPVKRISYPSLPQLAFKRKKKLEAISEEMRVLYVALTRAKEKLYLVGTVKNIEKTLDNWKRGGTTEEWLLSDHERSKALSYLDWIGPAVLRHRDGDPLRADGLAGTNDIADHPSSWKITTFQATDLMEESGDDKGESQDWMDTVKASEKMGMNSPFEEEVLHRLSWTYPHERATSLRSKQSVSELKRMVEIKDEAASNDILRRHQKPVYDRPKFMQSKDLSPAEKGTAMHAVMQHLTLDGSTPDEADIRNLLEDLLKREIMTEEQISSIDASRIEQFFHTPVGTRLLNASEIQREIPFSMSVPIRDITLDGEGAPEETVLVQGVIDCVFRDETGLILLDYKTDGIHDRYENGFEEARPVLEERYRVQIELYTRALESIWKEPVKEKFLYFFDGGHVLEI; this comes from the coding sequence ATGAGCAGTCATCATATACCTGTAAAACCAGACGAAGCAACGTGGACGGATGATCAGTGGAAGGCCATCTGGGCAAAAGGACAGGATGTCCTTGTGGCGGCCGCGGCTGGATCAGGAAAAACGGCGGTGCTCGTGGAGCGTATCATTCAGCGGATCGTATCAGGTCAAGACGGATTGGATGTCGATGAACTGCTGGTCGTCACCTTCACGAATGCTTCCGCGGCCGAGATGAGGCACAGGATCGGTCAGGCTCTTGAAAAAGCTATCGACTCCGCCCCCCATTCCACCCATTTGAGAAAACAGCTGAGTTTATTGAATAAAGCATCGATTTCCACCCTGCATTCATTTTGCCTCGAGGTGATCCGGAAATACTATTATTTGATCGATGTTGATCCCGGCTTCAGGATTGCCGATGCGACCGAAGGAGATCTCATCAGGGATGAAGTGGTGGAAGAGCTGTTTGAAGAAGAGTATGGGAAGGAAGGGAATACCCCGTTCTATACATTGGTGGATACGTTTACGAGTGACCGGAGCGATAAAGCCCTTCAGGATATGATTCTCAAGCTTTATGATTTCTCCCGGTCCCATCCCGCACCGTCCCTGTGGCTGAATGGACTTGGTGAAATGTATGGCGTGGGAGGGGTGGAGAGTATCGATCAACTCCCGATTGCCGACTATCTCCACAGGGATATATCCCTTCAGCTTGAAGGGGCAAAGGATGTATTTCAGCAGGCATTGAACATGAGCCGTATGCCTGGAGGCCCATCACCACGGGCGGAAAACTTCCTCGATGACCTTGGTGTCGTCGAAATGCTTCAGCTCAAGCAGAAGGAGTCATGGGAAGCTCTTTACGAAGGGATTCAAGCCCTCCATTTCACTAAACTGAAACCATGCCGTGGAGATGACTTCAACAAAGATCTGGTAGATAGTGCAAAGGCCCTTCGTGATCAAGGGAAGAAGATGGTAGAGAAGATCCAGGAAGATTTCTTTTCCCGCCGACCGGATTCATTTTTGAAGGATATGGGAGAAATGCAGGCTGTCATCGACACGTTGGCGGAACTTGTGTCCCGATTTGCCATCCGCTTCAAAGAAGCTAAAGAAGAAAAAGGTCTTGTCGATTTTGCCGATCTTGAACATTTTTGCCTCGATATCCTCAGGGAGCCAGGAAGTGCGGAATTGATTCCCTCAGCGGCAGCGATGGAGTATAAGGAGAAGTTCAAAGAGGTTCTCATTGATGAATATCAGGACACCAATATGGTACAGGAGTCCATTCTGAGGCTGATCACCGAAGCGGATGAAGGGAAAGGGAACCGGTTCATGGTAGGGGACGTCAAGCAGTCGATCTACCGCTTCCGCCTGGCTGAACCAAATCTTTTCCTGGATAAATACAACCGGTTCGGCAGTGACGGAACGGGAATGAAAATCGACCTTTCCAAAAACTTCAGGAGCAGAAAGGAAGTGCTGGACGGGACCAATTTCCTGTTCAAACAGATCATGGGCATGAATGTCGGGGAAATGGAGTATAACCGGGAAGCGGAATTGGTTCCCGGTGCCCCGTATCCGGCGGACGAGCCTTATCCTGTAGAGCTTGCACTGATTCAACAGGAGACAGGAGGCGATGATCCCCTCGACAGTGAGGATACCGAAAAATCCGTGCTGGAAGCAAGATTCATGGCGAAGAAAGTCAAAGAGCTCATCGAAGGCCGTACACTCATACATGATGCCAAGAGCGGTACGGATCGTCCGGTCGAATATCGTGATATCGTCATTCTTCTCCGTTCGATGCCGTGGGCGCCAGAAATCATGGAAGAATTCAAGCATCACGGGATTCCTATTTACGCCAATCTGTCCACCGGTTACTTCGATGCCGTCGAAGTGGCAATCATGCTCTCGCTTTTAAAGGTGATCGATAACCCGTATCAGGACATCCCCTTGGCATCGGTCTTGAGGTCACCGGTGGTTGGCCTAGATGAAGAGGGACTTGCGAGGATCCGGATCCATTCTAAAGCCGGATCGTACTATGAAGCAATGAAATCCTTTGCGAAAAAGAGACCTCAGGGAGAACGGGATGAAGAAGTGTACGAAAAGGTCCGCGTGTTCTTGTATCATTTGGAACTCTGGCGCACCAAGGCAAGGCAGGGCTCGGTAACGGAACTGATCTGGCAGCTATATAGGGATACGCGATTTTATGATTACGTAGGCGGAATGGCTGGCGGAAAGCAGCGCCAGGCGAATCTGCGGGCTTTATATGACCGTGCAAGGCAGTACGAGGAAACATCGTTCCGGGGGCTGTTCCGATTCCTTCGATTCATCGATCGGATGAGGGAGAGAGGGGATGACCTCGGGGTTGCCCGGGCATTAAGCGAGCAGGAAGATGTCGTCAGGCTGATGACGATCCATTCAAGTAAAGGACTTGAATTCCCGGTTGTGTTCGTGGCAGGGACCACGAGGCAATTCAACCTCATGGACCTGAATGCTGCTTACCTTCTGGATAAGGATCTCGGGCTGGCGGCGAAATACACCGATCCGGTAAAGCGGATCAGCTATCCGTCCCTTCCGCAGCTTGCCTTCAAGCGAAAGAAGAAGCTAGAAGCGATTTCTGAAGAGATGAGGGTCTTGTATGTAGCCCTCACACGGGCGAAAGAGAAGTTGTATCTCGTCGGAACCGTCAAAAACATTGAAAAGACGCTTGATAACTGGAAGCGCGGAGGCACAACGGAAGAGTGGTTGCTAAGCGACCATGAACGTTCAAAAGCCCTTTCGTACCTCGACTGGATCGGGCCGGCAGTTCTTCGCCACAGGGACGGAGACCCACTGAGAGCAGATGGGCTCGCCGGGACGAATGATATTGCCGATCATCCATCCTCTTGGAAGATCACCACATTCCAGGCAACAGACCTTATGGAAGAATCGGGCGATGATAAAGGGGAATCACAGGACTGGATGGACACCGTCAAAGCCTCGGAAAAGATGGGGATGAATTCACCTTTCGAAGAGGAAGTGCTTCACCGCCTCTCATGGACGTATCCGCATGAGAGGGCTACAAGTCTCAGGTCCAAGCAGTCCGTTTCCGAGCTTAAGCGGATGGTGGAGATCAAGGATGAAGCTGCAAGCAACGATATTCTGAGAAGACACCAGAAGCCGGTATATGATCGTCCGAAATTCATGCAGTCCAAGGACCTCTCACCGGCAGAAAAAGGTACGGCCATGCATGCTGTCATGCAGCATCTTACCCTTGATGGATCGACACCAGACGAAGCTGACATCCGAAATCTGCTGGAGGACCTTCTCAAACGCGAGATCATGACGGAAGAACAGATTTCCTCCATCGATGCCTCACGCATCGAGCAATTCTTCCATACTCCAGTCGGGACCCGGTTGTTGAATGCAAGTGAAATCCAACGGGAAATCCCGTTCAGTATGAGCGTCCCCATTAGGGATATCACCCTCGACGGAGAAGGAGCACCGGAAGAAACGGTTCTGGTCCAAGGGGTGATCGACTGTGTGTTCCGGGATGAGACAGGTCTCATCCTTCTCGACTACAAGACGGATGGAATCCACGATCGATACGAGAATGGATTCGAAGAAGCAAGGCCGGTCCTGGAAGAGCGGTACAGGGTCCAAATCGAACTGTATACCCGCGCCCTCGAATCCATCTGGAAGGAACCTGTGAAAGAGAAATTCCTCTACTTCTTCGATGGCGGGCATGTCCTCGAAATCTGA
- a CDS encoding spore germination protein — MPALVGPVSILNIGGGNVQFGDTGIISPKNASKTYGGSGGFNTGPFQLTYNVFSATTTFDCNVVDQPIAGNN; from the coding sequence ATGCCAGCATTAGTCGGACCCGTCTCGATCCTGAATATCGGCGGGGGGAACGTACAGTTCGGAGACACGGGAATCATTTCCCCCAAAAATGCTTCTAAAACCTATGGTGGCTCTGGAGGGTTCAACACCGGTCCATTCCAGCTCACCTACAATGTATTCAGCGCCACAACCACTTTTGACTGCAACGTAGTCGACCAGCCGATTGCCGGCAACAACTAA
- a CDS encoding spore germination protein GerPE yields the protein MNQLEGITLAFSSFYQLGDTRNIDSVSWAYAVQREKEFFLSSEGSYNYRVFQSPIQKAPIDPRVNVSRLNLCPIKVNRLFVKATAFSSIVHVGNVSLVSMDARVKHIRQLEDANGGTGQTQSEEIEESN from the coding sequence GTGAATCAACTCGAAGGCATCACCCTGGCATTCAGCTCTTTTTACCAACTGGGGGATACGCGGAACATCGATTCCGTGTCATGGGCATACGCCGTCCAGCGGGAGAAGGAATTCTTCCTTTCCAGTGAAGGGAGCTACAATTATCGGGTGTTCCAATCCCCCATTCAGAAAGCCCCCATTGACCCAAGAGTAAACGTCTCGCGGTTGAACCTTTGTCCCATCAAGGTCAATCGCTTATTTGTAAAAGCAACGGCTTTCTCCTCCATCGTACACGTCGGGAATGTTTCTCTTGTATCCATGGATGCCAGAGTAAAACATATCCGCCAGCTGGAAGATGCCAATGGAGGCACCGGTCAGACGCAGTCGGAAGAAATCGAAGAGTCCAATTAA
- the gerPC gene encoding spore germination protein GerPC has protein sequence MNNYYMTPQQLYQYIENLHSKIAALEKRMNDLSAELQNMRDSPSINVEKIEYKFDQLKVESLDGTLNIGLNPNSLKETIEDLAVEQNVNVKSMQDLGPYKARLAEAVGRYIKEELPVLIQDNEMQFQRSLDPQYHDMIQQDLLNQMPGRIEFYLETIPYMEGRHTKEEWEAKVLSRIKQDIQTALYTFMSQMPNNMEGMNQHEPPGNQ, from the coding sequence ATGAATAATTACTATATGACCCCACAACAACTCTATCAATATATTGAAAATCTTCACTCAAAGATTGCCGCGTTAGAAAAAAGGATGAATGATCTCTCCGCTGAGCTCCAGAATATGAGGGACTCTCCATCAATCAACGTGGAGAAAATCGAATACAAATTCGATCAGCTCAAGGTGGAGTCCCTTGATGGCACATTGAACATCGGACTGAACCCGAACTCGCTGAAAGAAACCATCGAAGATCTGGCGGTGGAGCAAAACGTGAACGTCAAGTCCATGCAGGATCTCGGGCCCTATAAGGCGAGGCTTGCTGAAGCAGTCGGGAGGTATATCAAAGAAGAACTTCCCGTCTTGATTCAGGATAACGAAATGCAGTTCCAACGTTCTTTGGATCCCCAGTATCATGATATGATCCAACAGGACCTCCTGAATCAAATGCCGGGAAGAATCGAATTCTATCTTGAAACGATCCCCTACATGGAGGGCCGCCATACGAAAGAAGAATGGGAAGCGAAAGTGCTATCCCGGATCAAACAGGATATCCAAACGGCTCTGTACACCTTCATGTCTCAAATGCCAAACAATATGGAAGGGATGAATCAACATGAACCTCCAGGTAATCAATAG